From the genome of Tachysurus fulvidraco isolate hzauxx_2018 chromosome 14, HZAU_PFXX_2.0, whole genome shotgun sequence:
atatcAATATCCGACCCTGTGCATGCGTGCATTATTTCTAGCCGTTCTATCCACAGTTTTTATATACCGTACGCAAAATAACTTAACGCAGGCCATCCATGAACAGTAGCACAGGTCATCTGAAAGCGAAACAAATCGTAGAACCGCCTTAAAACCATTCAGAGATTCAATACAAATTAAGAGGAATCAAATGGATCCCAAACCCAAGCATACTGTGCACAAACAACAATCAGCGCGCGAGCACGTTTAGCACAAAGTTTCATATAACCTGCATGAGATAAAAgggttttaaaagaaaaaaaaaggcacgtCAAGTCTCTGTTTGCTTTGGTCTGATCAAACAAGTTCTATCATGAATTTCTATAGACTAGTCTGTAGGTTATTTAAGAGTCTTTATTTTGGTGCAGGCGCACAATGGTTTGTGTTTGGCTGTGTGCACCGGGGTTAGGGGCTGAAAAGGCGAGAGGCGCGCATTAACATCGCTTTGGGTTTTCTCAAGCTCTGAAATGAACTGGCGGAAAGTAACTTTATAACCCGCTGAAGGATGAAGCCTTTGTCCTGGCTCCTCTTGAAAAACACAAGAGACTAACAAAAGAGAAGCCGTCTCATTGTTCGGCACTAAATCTTTGGTCGGTGATGCGCCTTGAATTGCAAAACATCTGCCATTTACTTTTTAGACCTTGGAGAGCGCATTTGTATAAGAATGAAAAACGGGCTACTTTTCGGACACTGCTTAGAGTAATGACAAAAGAGGCGCGAGCACAGAGAAGCTACAGAAGCAACAGggttaaattacatttaatatttgaattaaaggAGGGAAAGGTGTAAAACATCGTCCTTTTTATTGGAATCCCTTATATATTCCCCATGTGATTGTGTGCAAGTGAAGCAACTGCACGTGAACAAATGAGATTAGACTCATGACAAAATTTCTAATTCAAAGTTTCaaaatttctattttaaaagtaaaaccaAATGCACTACATGTGAAAAGGTTATGTAAACATTTGTGGTGTCTCAAAACATCTCATGACGGGTCACAGAAGAGGGAATTTCCAGATGCTGTATTCCTTAACTAAAATTGggctataatatataatataatgtcaaGATTTTCACATATATGGCCTATACTACAAACAGACCATATACAGACCATATATAAATGAGTTAATTCAACATTAAGTTTTTAAGTCAGCACAAGAGATACTGGCATACAGAATATTATTAAACCTGAAGGAAAAACTGTGATTTATTGGTAGATAAATCTACCAATTTGAAGAACAATTTTGAAGAACAATttatctggattttttttttattagatattaattgatgtatataatttatatatatatatatatatatatatatatatatatatatatatatatatatatatatatatatatatatatatacagtataatacaaaCTGCGTATAATACAAACAGCATTTGTGACAGCTATTGCATTTGCTAAATAACACCACTACTAgcactacaaataataataataataataataataataataataataataataataataagaagaagaagaagaagaagaagaagaagaagaagaagaagaagaagaagagccaGCAGTATGGTTCTCTATGGCTGAAGTAAACAGCGTGGGTGGCGTGTGTTTCTCCCTGGACGTAAAATTGGGGTAAAATCGACAAATTGCCGTTTTCGTGCATTTAGAGAGAATATATAGGAGGTCTGTATTGCACGCTGGGTTTCACTATTGAAGCGATTCGTTCCTGCATTCACGGTCCATCCTCCTATTAACAACTGCGCTCAATGGCCGGAAAAAGTCGCAATTCAGCTGTGAAATGAGCAGCGCCTGAGGGTCCTGAGCCCCGCTGACATCCAGCTGCGGTTCCTGGTTAAATCAATCCTACTTACGTTAACAAGTTCAATCAAGCCCAGGTCCCATACCACAGAATAAAGTTATTCATTGTAAATGCAGGTGTGAGCTTCAAAATGTGTACATAATATGTGGTGAGGTGGAAAAATTCACATGTGAAAAGTCAAAATGTGAAAACGCTAGtgaacaattcaattcaattcaattcaaatttatttttatagcgctttttacaatagacattgtctcaaagcagttttacagaacaaaaacataaaacagaaagtaaacataaggaataatataaagaattaatataataaaacattcaagatatatatatagttcacaatgtgtgtgtatttatcgcctatgagcaagtctgaggtgactcaggcagcagtggcaagaaaaaactcccttaaattggtaaaggaagaaaccttgagaggaatcagactcaaaagggaacccatcctcatatgggtgacactggagggtgtgattacaaatatacagtcaaacaaatgtgtGGAGTCAAACAAGTGAAGAGTCATTTATATACCTACACAAATATTAATGTATAAACACATCTTAGTGTGAggatacttttttttatcttgatgCTATACCTCTGCTTATACGTTTATTGACTTTTATACCTTTTATACTACTATTTTCAACAGTTGTAGTGTTGTATGTTTAGTATAAACACAGCTCAAATACACTGTGTATATCAGCCTGTTTAACTTCCTAGTTTTAAATTATTACTAGTACAGTAGTAATCAAGAGTATTACTTTTGACTTAAACTATAACAGCTCAAATATAGATGAAAAGAATGGACATTTTACCAGAAGCACCTTTCAATGGTATGTCCAAAATCAGTTTGAGCAGGATAGGCACTTATCCTGCAATTttagttattatatatttagtaattttattttatttactatatttactctggtgtattaatatatttcttGTGTTATTTAAGTTGAATAGCACACATGTACTAGACGCAAGAAAATCAAAACGCACACTATAAAAATTCATTCAGTCCATCATGGCATGCTAAATATAGATTAAATTTAAGTCAGAGCAGTTGAATATCAATAGTGCTTTTAGTACTATACAGTAGGTATCCATGTATGACTGAGCATGGCCTGTGTGCACAGAGCAGCACTACTGTGTCACTATTCATCAATATGGAGAACATTGGCCTTGTCAATCATATGAACATGGGCAGAATGTCTGCTGGTTATACTTGTATCCGACTAAGTACAGTGATTATTCTATCCTGGACAAGTCATCAATCTCTATTAACACACTATTAGGGATGCAGACAGATTGCTGTCATTGATTGACAGACTTGCCACCCAAATTGCCTATATAATTCTGACCTGAGTCACATTTCTAATGAGTCTGTTAATAAATCATATCAAGCTCAGGCTGATTTAAGCCATAGGTATTGGGAATTATGGAGAATTGATACAACTAAATAATGCACATAATATTTGTATCAAGGAACAAATGAGTTACTTTTTTATTGAGTTGCAGTTTATAGTTACTTTGCCCCTTTATCCTTACAAAAAATTGAAATGTTAAGATGTGATGCACAGTGCACAATGCACATTAATGTGATGCACAGTGCACAtgtatacaaatatttaatataataaaaaaataaataaaacagacttacAGTATATTGACCGACGAGAAAAAGCACTGCAGAAAGGCTTGGAAAAGTGTCAATTTCTTCtacacatttttaatacaattaattttcagttttgaatttcaaatattttgtgGTTGGAATAGGATAGGGTTTTAACCATGTagcagttacagtatataccatGATACAGCTGATGGACTTGTGGAAGAACAAAATCAAGGAAAAATAATtgcaatttgtttgtttattcaaatgaagagatatatgatgtaaatatttgttAGCTCACTAACAAATTTAGCCTCATGGTACACTACATgagcttttttatatttaaaaaaacacacattctaTAAGCAAAAGCATAGGAACATAGAAAGCATAGAAAGCCCTACCAGTAAATAGAAATCAGACAGTATTTCATCATTTATATGAAAGATTCCGGCTTTTCGGTCTGCCAATCTACATGTCTACAGTCGAAGTATATCAAGAGAGTTGAGTACCAATTGAGTTACTGTCAGATATCTTTAAGAACCATTAATAATTAACACCCAGGCTAGTTAATTTACCATTCTAAACGATTCCTTGTGCCTCTACATACACCATATCACAAGGCAATTCTGTGCACAAAAAAGTTTTATACATGCTAATTAGACTTTGTATAACTACAACCACCTTTAAATACCATGATGAAATTAAATGAGTGGCAGTGGACTGTAGAAATGTACTACATCCTACTCATGGTTTGAGTATATGTCTGAATGGATGTCTGAAAGTATGCCGCAGTGTTCTTTTGTGGCTGAAAAATGATAACATAGGACTTTGGGATAAAGTAGCTCATCAGCATACCATATAAACTGCACAACTGTGCCACGGCATTAAAAAACTGGATGTACAATGCTGGTGGAAATTTAatcactgtaaaataaaaagaccaGCTGATGAAGAACAGAAGCATGCTGAACGCTATCGCTTTAGCCTCGTTGTAGTTTTTGGGTAGGTCAGTGCTCATATaggaaaagaagaaacagaggaCATTGAGGAACCAAGTGTATGACACACCTAAAAAGTATGTCTGCTCTTTTCCAGGTGAACAGCCAAGGAGAATTGCACctgttgtgtatgttttaatAGGAGAGGGTATATTTAGACTCATCCTTAGAACACAAACGAACAtctgaataaaagaaaggaTGGCGATGACAATCCACTGGCCGTTATGTTGCACCCACAATCTGTTAATCTTGGGAAACTTGGAGGCCATTTTAAAGATGCAGAATACCTGAAAGGAGCGTACTGTCATGCAGGAAAGACAGATGgtgtaaaaaaagtaaaacatcacAGTTCTGAAAATACAGTGGATCACTGTTGGCTTTCCCAagaaaaagaacacatttataCTAGACAAAGCCAAAGAAGCTAGCATGACGAAACACATATGGCCTCCGGCGGATTTCACGACAGGTGTGTTATAATTGTATATGAACAGCATGATAATGGCAATACACAAAACCAACAGAATGGCAGCAGATACCATTAATAATATGGAAAGAGGGTTTGTGTGCTGAAGATACAGAATGGAGCGCTTCTGGCAAGATGTGCTTCCCTCTTCAGACCACTCGTCTACATTACACAAGACGCAAGTGTACGGGTCTCCTACAAGAAGGAAGATaagcagagagagagcatgtaCACCTCACCTAAGAATATCTGTATTATTTTTGCATGAATGTGTGACTCCGCTATCGTCTCATGCGTGAAACAATCTTTTTCCACTATCATCCATTACTGTACAAGCAACGAAAAATGTCTCACAGCTTTCTTAAAATGCTTTGTTATTAAAAGCTCAGACTAGTAAACCACCTAGATTTGTATAATTTATAAGTGCAAGTCAGAATACTTACGTGTATAATTTACATAGGTGTTTTCTTTACACATCTCACATTGAAAACAACAGGCATAATTTCGGTCTGTTTCCCTTCTGAATCCCGCCATACATTCGACTGAGCAGTTTGCAAAAGGAACCTTGTGAAAGTAAGAACATCATTGTCAGTATGCACTTAAACTCGTGATGTAGTACGTGATGAATTAAGGGTATGGCTTACAGAGGCGTCACTGTCCCAGCCTATAATGGAGCTATTGATGGTGAAAGTAATTTCTGGATATGAGCTGTATGTGCCAATTCTCTCAAAGACTGGAGGACTGCGTTCAAGGCGCCAGAAGACCACGTCGTAGAAAACATATGGATCTCcatttttatcatattttattttacggCCATTGAGATAAAAATCCAGCTTCTTAATTTCCTTCAAAAGCTGCAAAATATCAGGTTTGTACACATTTAATGAACAAAGACATTAGGCATATATTGTGaatatgtaattataaatcTATATCTATAAATCTTTTCCCTGGTTTAAAAACAACATACCTTAAAGGGGTAAACGGTAATGTTTTTGTTGCAACCATTTGCATCACATTGTAGTACTTTGTGTAATGCATTCGCTATGGTGTAGATGGCAGCATAAATAGGAAAAGAAAAGGTaggattttcatttaaaatttcctCTGGGCTCAAATGTAAGCAGTTATAACAGACTTGGTTACACATTTTTTCAACTGGCTGAAGAGTTTGATCATTTTCCGAGTATATGACATTGCTGTCAGTCTGTCCATGGTAGATGAACTGCTCAAATCCAGGAAAAGACACTTGCTTTTCTGTAATGCCAAAAATGTACCCAATGTTTTGTATTCCTGGTTCATT
Proteins encoded in this window:
- the LOC113656289 gene encoding taste receptor type 1 member 1; the encoded protein is MQWLSIYVFLLDFSHHFFHQVTCSASEFKLQGDYLLGGLFSLNSVSSAVPQTYPVALDCYKYQFDESSYRMFEMMRFTVEEINNSSTLLPNVSLGYEIFDYCSNLQNFPSVFSFISENGSIPVQRYFNKYKPKIVAVTGPHESTSTMTVAPLFNLDLIPMVNYGSSSYKLSNKKMYPSFLRTVPNNKNLIDVIIHIIKWFGWNWVAFIGGQDDYSQDGLFFFSQYAKKNNICLALQDLLSPDSNYTSTLNAIEKRNINVIVVFSSQEVAKNVIREAIKQNIRNKVWIAGEVWSMNKQLPNEPGIQNIGYIFGITEKQVSFPGFEQFIYHGQTDSNVIYSENDQTLQPVEKMCNQVCYNCLHLSPEEILNENPTFSFPIYAAIYTIANALHKVLQCDANGCNKNITVYPFKLLKEIKKLDFYLNGRKIKYDKNGDPYVFYDVVFWRLERSPPVFERIGTYSSYPEITFTINSSIIGWDSDASVPFANCSVECMAGFRRETDRNYACCFQCEMCKENTYVNYTRDPYTCVLCNVDEWSEEGSTSCQKRSILYLQHTNPLSILLMVSAAILLVLCIAIIMLFIYNYNTPVVKSAGGHMCFVMLASLALSSINVFFFLGKPTVIHCIFRTVMFYFFYTICLSCMTVRSFQVFCIFKMASKFPKINRLWVQHNGQWIVIAILSFIQMFVCVLRMSLNIPSPIKTYTTGAILLGCSPGKEQTYFLGVSYTWFLNVLCFFFSYMSTDLPKNYNEAKAIAFSMLLFFISWSFYFTVIKFPPALYIQFFNAVAQLCSLYGMLMSYFIPKSYVIIFQPQKNTAAYFQTSIQTYTQTMSRM